ATACAATCATAGGCAACACAGAAGGGACACGGAAGTAAATAACATGCAGATGATCTCATTAATATATAATCGACAAGACTACATCCATAAGGTCTCATCATGTAGTAGTAGAAGGGGCAACTAGTAGAGATGGTGGAACACAAGTAAACCAAGTCACAAGTTCCAATGTGACAGGTCACTCCTTATAACGTTCTTATACCAAGTCGAAGCCTAGAGCCAACGATCGTTACAATGTTTCATTCAAGACTATATTCACTCTCTTCCATTACATAGTATGATTATAAGGATTATCCCTCCTTACATTATACCATGAATATAGTTAGTAGTATAAAAGATTGTAAATAAACTTTTACCTTTGAGATGAATATGGAgatttcttttctcttctctaaccttttctaaattaaatctgctattaattagttttaaacgtctaatttaattaaatttgttattaattaattttaaacatctaatttaataaaaataatgttatttaattcatttttgtacatttcaaaataaataaaatatactttTCTATTTGAAAAAAACACCTTGATGTACAAGAGCTTAATCAAATGAAATCAAAATCAGCAATAACCTTTAAAAACTGCCAAATGCAGATCACAATAGAATTACCCAAATTTTTGTGTAAAACAAGCATAAAGAATAGAAAGAGACATTTGACAGAGCAACAAAACCGATTATCTAGTAATGATTGGGATGCCACATGGCATCCAATAATAGGATACTGCTCAGCATGCGCTGGATCCTATTGCAGTTTATTCTAGAAATGAAAGACTTAAAGAATAAGCAAATGAAAGGAGCTTAGTGGGTGTGTCGTAATTGGCTATGCTGGCCAACATGAAAAAGGTGGCTTCGTCTTCCACTACACTTTGTTGCTTTCAAACTCCTTAATTGCCTCTACATTTCAACACATTTTTCTACTTCTATTTTCAAATAGAAATTAACTATAACAATGTCTTTCACCAATTCTTATTTACCTAAACTGATAGATTTACCTAAAGTGGTTGAATTTAACTATAACAATGTCATTCAGCAAACCACTTAGAAAATAAGCATTAGGGTTCCAAATGCAAAAAAATATAGTAAAAGACATAAAggtcaaattttatttttagtgaAGTACAGATTTGACTCTAACGTAAAAGATGTTCAAATTTGATCCTAACATAGTAAAATCAATTTCAACTTTACTtgctaaaaatttgaaaaaactggttCCACTGTTATTTCACATAGGACCTTCCAAATTTCAATTATTTCTAACACCGTTATATAAAACttgttaaaatattaacaaCTAAGACTGCCACATATGagttaatcacaaaaaaaaatatacaaaactaAATTGgcaaacttgtttggaaagtCTGATGTGACTGTTAAATAACAGTCACAACcaactttttcaaaatttcgataatgaaaatctaaaattgaaaacgttaggattaaaTGTACAAAATTTCATACATTAAAACTAGGGTtgatttcaaataaaataaaccacTATGATTTCACGTTTTTGCAGATCCGtacttgtgtttttttttttttttttttttgttacagaaCAAATGTGTGGTTGACATCATTAGCCATTTTAGATTGATTTTGCCAAATTTAACCGATAACAAcctgaattaacccttaaaaataaatttgcacttctttaaaaaaaaaaaaaatatagggtCAAACTTTTTCCTTATCCCATATCATAACCATGTCAAAATATCCTTAGACGTAAAGATACAAAATAGCCTTGAAGGGTTCAAGTGCAACATACTTTATCTTTACTTATAATTAATTAGCTCAATACAATATGTGCCAGATTAGTTATTTCCATTTGGTAGCTTCTTGTTAGCTTTACCAGTGATGTTAAACTAACTACaccatataaaaaaaacaagacaaaaaaaaaaaaaaaaacttaatacatCAAGATTTCTGAATTTGGCTCAAAAAGTTTGTCGGCTTCTAAATTGATAGAGTATGTCATTAGCtctttgaacttgcttaaagtgacatattggacactttaatatatttaaagttACATATTGACCCTCTAAAATTGCTTAGAATAACATATATGAatcttgaacttgtttaaagtgatataaatTTCGATAAAACCCAATCATATTAAGTTTAAAGGGTCTAAGTTCGGAGGTtggcaagaaaaaaaaaaatcatgaaacacATAGTAAACTACATAATTTTGACCCGTTCAAACTTAGGCTTTTTGGAGGCAGGGAAACACCCCGGCCCGTCTGCAACAGCCTTTAATATATATCAATAATTTGAATGGTTATAATTAGCTAACTAACTTCTGATTGGAAACAAACTCACACAACACAAAGCAAAGAAACAGAGAAGATCAGagcagaaaaaaagaaaaaagaagaagaatatgcAGTCACCTTGCTTAGAAGACGCCTCTGTTTTATGCTCTAGTGGCTGCTGTCCAAGCCCTCTCCTTAACTTTGCAGAGCCCCACAAAAAAACAGCCAAAACCAGAAGCACAGCATCAACTTGCCGGCAGAACTTTGCTGCTACAGCTACTTCTTCTATATTTCCAAATACCAAATTCACCAACCCTGAGTCTCTTCCATCTTTGGAAGAATCATATTCTGATTTCACCAAAGTTTATCCACAATACTCTGAAACTCATCAGGTTGATCAAATCCGGGCTGACGAATACTATCATCTCTCACTCGCTCACCACACCTGCTTAGATTATATTGGCATCGGCCTCTTCTCTTATTCTCAGCTTCAAAAACATGACTCCAGAAAACAAattctctcttcttctcctccATTATCGAATTCACCTCCTCAAACTTCACATTTTCCCTTCTTCAGTGTGTCTTACAAGACAGGGAATCTGAAGACACAGCTTCTTCATGGTGGTCAGGAATCGGAATTAGAAGCTGCAATGAAGAAAAAGATCATGAGTTTTCTTAATATATCTGAAACTGATTATTCTATGGTCTTTACAGCTAACCGAACATCAGCCTTCAAACTTGTAGCAGAATCTTACCCTTTTCGCTCGAGTCCAAAGCTTTTGACTGTTTATGACTATGAGAGTGAAGCAGTGCAGACCATGATTAATTGTTCTGGTAGAAAAGGAGCCAAGGTCATGTCAGCAGAGTTTTCATGGCCCAGGCTGAGGATTCATTCAGAAAAACTGAAGAAGATGGTTAtcaggaaaagaaaaaagaagaagaaaagagggCTATTTGTTTTCCCACTTCACTCTAGAGTGACTGGAGCAAGATATCCTTATCTATGGATGAACATAGCTCAAGAGAATGACTGGCATATCTTGATTGATGCTTGCGGACTGGGGCCAAAGGACATGGATTGCTTTGGTCTCTCCCTCATTCGCCCAGACTTCCTCGTTTCTTCATTCTACAAGATTTTTGGGGAGAACCCATCTGGATTTGGATGTCTTTTTGTCAAGAAATCTACAGTCCCGCTCTTAAACGATTCCAACAGTGCTGGAATGGTAAGTCTTGTCCCAGCAAAGAAGCTGTTTTGGTTCCTAGATGAATATTCTGGAACTGATACAGAACTTGAACAAGCATCTAGAGTTGAATTGGAAGTAAATGAATTAGATACATCAAATTCTTTTTCAGGTCCAATACCAACATCAAAAATGCACTCTGGAAAGTCAGACACCGGGGAAACCTCTGAATCCCAAACTGGAGTAACAACTTCACATTCTGACTCACAAACTACAGGAACAGCAGCAGAACAGAAAGAACCAGAAACTTCAGAAATCGCCAAATCAGAGAAACATCCTAAAGTACTCCAACAAGAAACCACAACAACCAACATGAACAAGACCATGGAGGTAGAATGCCAGGGATTAGATCAGGTTGATTCATTGGGACTGACTCAAATCAGTAACAGAGGAAGATGCCTGATTAATTGGCTGGTGAATGCATTGATGAAGCTCAAGCACCCAAACACAGAGGAAATCCCTGTGATTAGAATATATGGGCCAAAGGTGAAGTTTGATAGGGGACCTGCCCTGGCATTCAATGTGTTTGATTGGAAAGGAGAAAAGGTTGAGGCTTCTCTCGTACAAAAACTTGCCGACAGAAGCAACATATCTCTCAGTTATGGATTCTTACATCACATTTCATTCTCAGATAGATATGAGCATGAAAAGGGAACAGTTCTTGAGACAAGAACAAATGAAGTAAAGGCAACATCAACAAACAAGAGGCAAGAAAAAGGAAATTTGGGAATAACAGTTGTTACAGTGGCACTAGGTTTTCTAGCTAACTTTGAGGATACTTACAGGCTTTGGGCATTTATTGCTCAGTTTACAGATGCCGATTTTGTGGAGAAAGCGAAGTGGAGATACACTGCTCTGAATCAAAAAACAGTAGAAGTTTAACCAAAACATTATTTGTTCTTTCTTTAAGATTTTGGAGTGCACCATACATAAAGGGAACACCAAAGTAAAAACAGGTAAAACCAGTTGTTCTTTCGATCATAAAGTCAGAAACTTTCCATTTACATATCATTCATCCATGGCATACCATTGTTCTGTATTTTTGCAGAAGAagagctcaacattgataatAATCTAGTTATTATATTATACCAAAACTGGGAAGCTACTTCCTAGCCAGCTGCTCTCTTATAACTCTCAACTGTGTGATTTTCCTGCTGCAATGTGTCTGAAActttccgctgaccaaaattaaCAACATTGAATTGCACTAATTCTCATCTACCAACACCTTATCTTCATTCCAAATGTATTATCAAGTACAGCAAAATGTATCATTCAATTAAATGATAAAATCCAATGCCTGTTTCTTCGTTGATTCAAGAATGAATAACACAACTTCATAGAAGTCCCATCCTTCCAGACTGCAAAGTCAAAATTTATCTAGCAAATTGTTTCAatgaatttttaaattttatctgACATATCTTTTCTTTAAGGGGCTACCATATCAAGAAGACATTATGCAGAAATAGCAGgcatattaattaatatttttcaatatttttcgGAATATTTTAACGAaattttacaatgaaaaataaTTAGCTAAAGCAACAGAAATACCATCTGTGCAGTCAGATAATATCTTGTAATAAAGATTTGATATGAATAAGCAACATAACCTTTTTTAGATATGTCAGCAGCCACTTCATATTTCTGATATTATTTATAAGGGGTGAAATGCTAAGTTCTCTACACATGAAAGATTAACAAAGTTAATTACCCTAACTAGGAATGACCAGAGTTTATCCAGAAGTTACCAAGACAAACACTTGAATTACCCGTTGCTATCCACGTATCCAAATGTGTCCTTGTTCAAAAACACCAAAAGTTATCTGGTTTTCTCCAGCTCACGATGCATCACCTTGTTGTCCTTCCAATATAAAGTATTAAAAATACAGATAATGCGGCAGAATAAGAGAGAATCAAATTGCACAGCAAGTCCAAGACAATATCTGGTTAAGAAATAGAGCACTCATTCAATAATTTAGATAGTAACACGTTTTTTTAACTAATATTAGAATTTATGGCATATGGAAAAGGAATTAAGAGCTTAATCTTTCTGAAGGAACCACAGAGGGAACATTTAGTGGGATAAAGATGTCTTTTAATCGAACCAAACCAAAACAAGTTTAATGACAATAACACTATTAAGGTCCATAATCATGCATTCTACATGGAACAGTTGACCTTTGCCCCTCTTTTAAGATACATGATTCAAAAAGTTCAACAAAACCTCAATTCGCAATACCATTACGCTTACTCTCgatgttttgtttttcttttccttgatAGAACTCTTACCAACATGTTTAAGTAATTTGACAAAGTATCCATCTGAAAGAAAGGTTCACTTAACTAGACTAAAGCCTCATTGGCTAAACACATGATAAAATTACAAGGGGGCATTTTAAATGGAGTTGCTGGCTAGGCTGGGGTCCTGTTGGGAATTTTGACG
The DNA window shown above is from Euphorbia lathyris chromosome 1, ddEupLath1.1, whole genome shotgun sequence and carries:
- the LOC136226143 gene encoding uncharacterized protein encodes the protein MQSPCLEDASVLCSSGCCPSPLLNFAEPHKKTAKTRSTASTCRQNFAATATSSIFPNTKFTNPESLPSLEESYSDFTKVYPQYSETHQVDQIRADEYYHLSLAHHTCLDYIGIGLFSYSQLQKHDSRKQILSSSPPLSNSPPQTSHFPFFSVSYKTGNLKTQLLHGGQESELEAAMKKKIMSFLNISETDYSMVFTANRTSAFKLVAESYPFRSSPKLLTVYDYESEAVQTMINCSGRKGAKVMSAEFSWPRLRIHSEKLKKMVIRKRKKKKKRGLFVFPLHSRVTGARYPYLWMNIAQENDWHILIDACGLGPKDMDCFGLSLIRPDFLVSSFYKIFGENPSGFGCLFVKKSTVPLLNDSNSAGMVSLVPAKKLFWFLDEYSGTDTELEQASRVELEVNELDTSNSFSGPIPTSKMHSGKSDTGETSESQTGVTTSHSDSQTTGTAAEQKEPETSEIAKSEKHPKVLQQETTTTNMNKTMEVECQGLDQVDSLGLTQISNRGRCLINWLVNALMKLKHPNTEEIPVIRIYGPKVKFDRGPALAFNVFDWKGEKVEASLVQKLADRSNISLSYGFLHHISFSDRYEHEKGTVLETRTNEVKATSTNKRQEKGNLGITVVTVALGFLANFEDTYRLWAFIAQFTDADFVEKAKWRYTALNQKTVEV